The Sphingobacteriia bacterium genome window below encodes:
- a CDS encoding pentapeptide repeat-containing protein: MVSYIKSKTTQKLNELNHHKVKTVSDLYHKITANVESIVDAALITDEEVNIPEENLKLVEDTRDRLLEFLQNEFKENISTYRDIFIIREEDFSSPEGQNVLNNFSDFSNVIFKHCTFPAINKKNFQNAIFENCEFVGDIEECNLTNTLFINDESYKPKLPNTIKKNININIKNCTFSVPAEKVSFEDLTYQLKGLGELNIIVSKNPILYDERFKKMNTELKELFLKHIPFDTWYRKSLCTLDSILENSNNVANNFIFYQEKFIENLKSLNNIPSNATVDFKSHLNSYNRNIYKVTEIDLVLYFEELQKERLMHQEHNSKVIDELNKIKDQLDTVTILTSYIYVLKYLSESKDITSFNKALLELRSILSKSYDPSKILTPELLSLYKNVSNCKGEAVKNDLNQNLMSQLLELNLSLKDKFRFIRNKIKTVNFKDFVIKKHKLNSEYEISFDELPFFKADFMFADFSGCFFRNINCNNGTLFNFVNFNNCTFKDSSFSGDGEYFFKKYFQFKGASFESAFIVNTDFSCSDLEHSVFSDAIIKNSDLSKAKITGADFASSTIFNSNLNRINSSEVDFSSSIITYSNFDNSKLENTSFIEAFLYKNSMRNCELIRCNFEKAYIENLDSSFTKFKECIFNDTQKLIMEGRKQKYELCSLKNAKYIELGKDFETLGIHISQNELQT, translated from the coding sequence ATGGTATCGTATATAAAATCTAAAACGACACAAAAGTTAAATGAATTGAATCATCATAAAGTTAAAACTGTAAGTGATCTTTATCATAAAATAACAGCAAACGTTGAATCCATAGTTGATGCAGCTTTAATTACAGATGAAGAAGTAAATATACCTGAAGAAAACTTAAAATTAGTAGAAGATACTAGAGATAGATTATTGGAATTTCTACAAAATGAATTTAAAGAAAATATTTCGACTTATAGAGATATATTTATTATTAGAGAAGAAGATTTCAGCTCACCAGAAGGTCAGAATGTTCTAAATAATTTTTCTGACTTCTCTAATGTTATTTTTAAACACTGTACTTTTCCTGCTATAAATAAAAAAAACTTTCAAAACGCTATATTTGAAAACTGTGAATTTGTAGGTGACATTGAAGAATGTAATTTAACGAATACTTTGTTTATTAATGATGAAAGCTACAAGCCTAAACTACCTAACACAATCAAAAAGAATATCAACATAAATATTAAAAATTGTACATTTAGTGTACCTGCTGAGAAAGTAAGTTTTGAAGATTTAACTTATCAATTAAAAGGTTTAGGGGAGTTAAATATTATTGTTAGCAAAAATCCTATTTTATATGATGAAAGATTCAAAAAAATGAATACAGAATTAAAAGAATTATTTTTAAAACATATTCCTTTTGATACTTGGTATCGAAAATCTCTTTGTACTTTAGATTCAATATTAGAAAATTCTAATAATGTTGCTAATAACTTTATATTTTACCAGGAAAAATTTATTGAAAATCTTAAGTCATTAAACAATATACCTTCCAATGCAACGGTAGATTTTAAATCTCATCTTAATAGTTATAATAGAAATATTTATAAAGTTACTGAGATAGATTTAGTTCTATATTTTGAAGAGTTGCAAAAAGAGAGATTAATGCATCAAGAACATAATTCAAAAGTTATTGATGAATTAAATAAAATAAAAGATCAACTTGATACAGTGACTATTCTAACCTCTTATATTTACGTTCTGAAGTATTTATCTGAAAGCAAAGACATCACATCTTTCAACAAAGCTTTACTTGAGCTAAGATCAATACTATCAAAATCTTATGACCCTAGTAAAATTTTGACTCCAGAATTATTGAGTTTATATAAAAATGTTTCTAACTGTAAAGGTGAGGCAGTGAAAAACGATCTAAATCAAAATTTAATGTCACAATTATTGGAACTTAATCTTTCTTTGAAAGATAAGTTTAGATTTATTAGAAATAAAATTAAAACTGTAAACTTCAAAGATTTTGTGATTAAGAAACATAAATTAAATTCAGAATATGAAATTTCTTTTGATGAATTACCTTTCTTTAAAGCAGATTTTATGTTTGCTGATTTTTCTGGTTGTTTTTTTAGGAATATTAATTGTAATAATGGAACTTTATTTAATTTTGTAAATTTTAATAATTGTACTTTCAAAGATTCTTCTTTTTCAGGGGATGGTGAATATTTTTTTAAAAAATATTTCCAATTTAAGGGTGCAAGCTTTGAATCTGCTTTTATTGTAAATACAGATTTTTCCTGTTCAGATCTTGAGCACAGTGTATTTTCTGATGCAATCATTAAAAACTCAGATTTAAGCAAAGCTAAAATTACTGGTGCAGATTTTGCTTCTTCTACTATATTTAATAGTAATTTAAATAGAATAAATTCTAGCGAAGTAGATTTTTCTAGTTCAATAATAACTTATTCTAATTTTGATAACTCTAAATTAGAAAATACATCTTTTATTGAAGCGTTCCTGTATAAAAACAGTATGAGAAATTGTGAGCTCATTAGATGCAATTTTGAGAAAGCATATATAGAGAATTTAGACTCCTCCTTTACTAAATTTAAAGAATGTATATTTAATGATACTCAAAAGCTCATCATGGAAGGTAGAAAACAAAAATATGAACTTTGTAGTTTAAAAAATGCTAAGTATATAGAACTTGGCAAAGATTTTGAGACGTTAGGAATTCATATTTCACAAAATGAACTTCAAACATGA
- a CDS encoding SDR family NAD(P)-dependent oxidoreductase yields MKVVITGGGTGIGKYLALKFASLGEKILILGRRKEKLEEVQSKYKDNIDYLSVDIGNEEDWKKVKEYFENNNTKIKYFINSAAVIEPINKFREINKDAFDKLMNINVSGPIFLIKELIPYFIKGSRVLNISSGAAHTPIISWLPYCISKAALWMVTQCLNTELKSYGIKCGSIMPGVVDTDMQATIRSKTENEFPNVENFRNMNLASSEEVAEKIYKFLTSYEDEEFVSKDWNVREVK; encoded by the coding sequence ATGAAAGTAGTAATAACCGGTGGTGGTACAGGAATTGGAAAATATCTAGCTTTGAAATTTGCAAGTCTTGGTGAAAAAATTTTAATTTTAGGAAGAAGAAAAGAAAAATTAGAAGAGGTTCAATCTAAGTATAAAGATAATATAGATTATTTAAGTGTTGATATAGGTAATGAGGAAGACTGGAAAAAAGTAAAAGAATATTTTGAAAATAATAATACTAAAATCAAATATTTTATAAATTCAGCAGCTGTAATTGAGCCAATCAATAAATTTAGAGAAATAAATAAGGATGCATTTGATAAACTTATGAATATAAATGTAAGTGGTCCTATATTTTTAATAAAAGAACTTATTCCTTACTTTATAAAAGGTTCAAGAGTTTTAAATATATCATCTGGGGCAGCCCATACACCCATTATCTCATGGTTACCATATTGTATTTCCAAAGCTGCCTTGTGGATGGTAACCCAATGTTTAAATACTGAACTTAAAAGTTATGGAATTAAATGTGGAAGTATAATGCCAGGAGTAGTGGATACAGATATGCAAGCCACTATTAGAAGCAAAACAGAAAATGAGTTTCCAAACGTAGAAAATTTTAGAAATATGAATTTAGCTAGTTCAGAAGAAGTAGCAGAAAAGATTTACAAATTCTTAACAAGTTATGAAGATGAAGAATTTGTTTCTAAAGATTGGAATGTTAGAGAAGTTAAATAA
- a CDS encoding MFS transporter produces MSFKTIRDKFAVTLGNSLDWYDFALYGYFAAIFAKLYFPNQDNLTSILSSLGTWSIGFAARPIGSLIFGSIGDKYGRVRAFKIASKLIFIPVCLIPILPTYEQIGIIAPLLLILCRIVQGICIGGEFAGGFIYLVESSPKNKTFFAGSLGSCTGLIGIITASFVSMLFYKFCTLEFIETIGFRIAFSFAIVFAFISYKLRCSISETLEYKELQQNQKVIASPLKEVFRFNKASLLKAFGLVFMHANTFYFVFIFLNIYKTQVLGIKEETSLSNNTLLLLINLISVPLIGKLADKIGGKKILYFSAIMFILFSYPLFKLIEVPKYTFLAMFLLSFMTILDSGVVPGLQVKVIPTKIRFTGMSLVFNVVWGIFGGSVPLICLWLIKFTGNKYIPSLYIIFSACITFITLFFIQSKPLDLRTRNDASA; encoded by the coding sequence ATGAGTTTTAAAACCATTAGAGATAAATTTGCTGTTACACTTGGTAATTCATTAGATTGGTATGATTTTGCTTTGTATGGTTATTTTGCAGCAATTTTTGCTAAGTTATATTTTCCAAATCAAGATAACCTAACTTCCATATTAAGTTCATTAGGAACATGGAGTATAGGTTTTGCAGCACGTCCCATTGGTTCTCTTATATTTGGTTCAATTGGGGACAAATATGGTCGTGTGAGAGCTTTTAAAATTGCTTCTAAATTAATTTTTATTCCAGTTTGTCTCATACCCATATTACCAACATATGAACAAATCGGGATAATAGCGCCACTCCTACTAATATTATGTAGGATTGTTCAAGGTATTTGTATAGGTGGGGAATTTGCAGGAGGTTTTATTTATCTGGTTGAAAGTTCGCCTAAGAATAAAACATTTTTTGCAGGAAGTTTAGGAAGCTGTACTGGCTTAATAGGAATTATAACAGCGTCATTTGTATCGATGTTATTCTATAAGTTTTGCACTTTAGAATTTATTGAGACTATTGGCTTTAGAATTGCATTTTCCTTCGCTATTGTTTTTGCTTTTATATCTTATAAACTAAGATGTTCCATTTCTGAAACACTTGAATATAAAGAATTACAGCAGAACCAAAAGGTTATTGCTTCACCTTTAAAAGAAGTTTTTCGTTTTAATAAAGCAAGTTTGTTAAAAGCTTTCGGTTTAGTGTTTATGCATGCTAATACATTTTACTTTGTATTTATTTTCTTAAATATATATAAAACTCAGGTTTTAGGAATTAAAGAAGAAACTTCTTTATCAAATAACACTTTGTTACTTTTAATCAATCTTATTTCTGTTCCTTTGATTGGAAAACTTGCAGATAAAATAGGCGGAAAAAAAATATTATATTTTTCAGCAATAATGTTTATATTATTTTCGTATCCATTATTTAAGTTGATTGAAGTACCCAAATACACTTTTTTAGCAATGTTTTTATTATCGTTCATGACTATATTAGATTCTGGCGTGGTACCAGGGTTACAAGTTAAAGTAATACCAACTAAAATAAGATTCACAGGGATGAGTTTAGTTTTCAATGTTGTTTGGGGAATATTTGGTGGTTCTGTACCATTAATATGTTTGTGGTTAATTAAATTTACAGGTAATAAATATATTCCTTCTTTATATATAATATTTTCTGCCTGTATTACGTTTATTACTTTGTTTTTTATACAATCAAAACCTTTAGATTTAAGGACAAGAAATGATGCAAGTGCATAA
- a CDS encoding S24/S26 family peptidase, whose protein sequence is MSDKKKEDKMQPVFNTIGDRITYLRDFFLNLNRQEFSKRFNISYRNLTKWESNNFNISDVSLKHLTSIFQANNIIVTEEWIKSGKGDIPKILKIGKPENSENSVKFNDSIKALYEAKEFESKYSDTIVTMVSSDAMMPFYQSGDYVGGVKYFFPNIYDAVNKDCIIVTEDGLKVFRRLVLSKDNKFRLLALNINCQVEPIIFEPQIKIAAPIIWHRKVVKS, encoded by the coding sequence ATGTCAGATAAAAAAAAAGAAGATAAGATGCAGCCAGTTTTTAACACTATTGGAGATAGAATCACCTATTTAAGAGATTTCTTTCTAAACTTAAATAGGCAAGAATTTTCAAAAAGGTTTAATATTTCTTATAGAAATTTAACAAAATGGGAATCAAACAATTTCAATATCTCTGATGTTAGTTTGAAACATTTAACATCTATATTTCAGGCTAATAATATTATTGTAACAGAAGAATGGATCAAATCAGGTAAAGGGGATATTCCTAAAATTTTAAAAATAGGAAAGCCCGAAAATTCTGAAAATTCTGTAAAATTTAATGATAGTATTAAAGCTTTATACGAAGCAAAAGAATTTGAAAGTAAATACTCAGATACAATTGTTACAATGGTATCAAGTGATGCTATGATGCCATTCTATCAATCTGGAGACTATGTAGGAGGAGTTAAATATTTTTTTCCTAACATTTACGATGCAGTTAATAAAGATTGTATAATCGTAACAGAAGATGGTCTTAAAGTTTTTCGTCGCCTAGTATTAAGTAAAGATAATAAATTTAGACTCCTTGCACTTAATATCAATTGCCAAGTTGAACCTATTATCTTTGAACCTCAAATTAAAATTGCTGCTCCAATAATTTGGCACCGAAAAGTAGTAAAATCTTAA